One genomic segment of Desulfocapsa sulfexigens DSM 10523 includes these proteins:
- a CDS encoding M48 family metallopeptidase → MNRRSFLRIGLTGAGLTASSMLLQGFGFGDISSALNSATKYVDSATKSYNAVSKALEDITPEQEYYIGRTIGAIVLEKFQPYEHAPTISYINLLGQTLSRFSDLPELYDGYHFMVLDSPEINAFATPSGLIFVTRGMLKCCSDENSLAAVLAHEIAHVQHKHGLQSIEKDRITKATSILALEGTKNFANSDIASLTNTFEDSIGDITSTMISSGYSRSFETEADETAVMILQRVGYNGQGLIEMLKVMKKNLKPGGMDFAKTHPSPESRIEDISNIIGKEDKLKTDPSRISRFQAAMKGV, encoded by the coding sequence ATGAATAGAAGAAGTTTCCTCCGTATAGGCCTCACAGGTGCGGGTTTAACCGCTTCGTCCATGCTTCTCCAGGGCTTTGGTTTTGGAGACATATCCTCCGCCTTAAATTCGGCAACGAAGTATGTCGATTCAGCAACGAAAAGTTATAATGCAGTTTCCAAGGCCTTGGAAGATATCACCCCAGAACAGGAGTACTATATCGGTCGAACTATTGGAGCCATCGTTCTTGAAAAATTTCAGCCCTATGAACATGCTCCGACCATTTCCTATATCAACCTTCTGGGACAGACATTATCCCGCTTCTCAGACCTGCCAGAACTCTACGACGGATATCACTTTATGGTTCTTGACTCTCCTGAAATCAATGCTTTTGCCACTCCTTCAGGTCTCATTTTTGTTACTCGCGGAATGTTGAAATGCTGTTCTGATGAAAATTCACTCGCAGCTGTTCTGGCCCATGAAATAGCTCATGTCCAGCACAAGCATGGTCTGCAGTCCATCGAAAAGGACAGAATCACCAAAGCAACTTCAATTCTGGCCCTTGAGGGAACCAAAAATTTTGCGAACTCAGACATTGCCAGTTTAACCAACACCTTTGAAGATTCAATAGGAGACATCACCTCAACTATGATAAGCAGTGGTTACTCCCGTTCGTTTGAAACTGAGGCAGATGAGACAGCTGTTATGATACTGCAACGAGTAGGCTATAACGGTCAGGGACTTATTGAAATGCTGAAAGTTATGAAAAAGAATCTTAAACCCGGAGGAATGGATTTTGCAAAAACCCATCCTAGCCCGGAGAGTAGAATAGAAGACATCAGTAATATTATTGGAAAAGAGGACAAACTAAAAACCGACCCATCACGCATTTCACGTTTTCAGGCCGCAATGAAGGGGGTATGA